In Desulfobacterales bacterium, the following are encoded in one genomic region:
- the dnaB gene encoding replicative DNA helicase has translation MADSPQNRSKDPSLSHLPPQSIEAEESLLSAILIDNEALFDVVEVLGADDFYRPAHQKIFSAITNLFDKREPIDLVTLTTHLRNINLLEDIGGAAYLSNLVSSVPMAVNPRHYAGIIHEKAVLRRLIQRSNEITRRCYEHQGEVDEVINFAESSIFEISEDKIKPAFYPVEKLVIDNLDELEERKNNKSLLTGVPTGYTQLDQMTAGLQKSDLIILAARPSMGKTAFALNIARNAAVDGKVPVAVFSLEMSKEQLSMRMLCAESRVDSSKLRSGFFSNDDYRKLTDAADAFSQAPIYIDDSPSLGSMDVRTKSRRLKMEKGLGLIIIDYIQLMRSRTISDRRDLEISEISRSLKGLAKELNVPVIALSQLNRKLEERSDKRPQLSDLRESGALEQDADVVAFIYRDEVYNKEENNPNINTAEIIVAKQRNGPIGTARLAFLKSYTRFENLASSDYYDGS, from the coding sequence ATGGCAGATTCCCCGCAAAATCGTTCCAAAGATCCCTCCCTAAGCCATCTGCCCCCCCAAAGCATTGAAGCCGAGGAATCCCTTTTAAGCGCCATTTTAATTGATAATGAGGCGTTGTTTGATGTGGTGGAAGTGTTGGGAGCGGACGATTTTTACCGGCCCGCCCATCAGAAGATATTCTCGGCTATCACGAATTTATTTGATAAGCGGGAACCGATCGATTTGGTGACGCTTACCACGCATCTTCGGAATATCAACCTGCTGGAAGATATCGGGGGGGCCGCTTATCTTTCAAATCTGGTCAGTTCGGTGCCGATGGCCGTTAATCCGAGGCACTACGCGGGCATCATTCACGAAAAAGCGGTGCTCAGGCGCTTGATTCAGCGCAGCAATGAAATCACTCGCCGGTGTTATGAGCACCAGGGGGAAGTGGACGAGGTCATCAATTTTGCCGAAAGCAGTATTTTTGAAATATCGGAAGATAAGATCAAGCCGGCATTTTATCCGGTGGAAAAACTCGTCATTGATAACCTGGACGAGCTTGAAGAACGAAAAAATAACAAGTCGCTTCTCACCGGAGTGCCCACCGGCTATACGCAGCTGGATCAGATGACGGCCGGGCTTCAGAAATCGGATTTGATTATTCTAGCCGCCCGGCCCAGTATGGGGAAAACCGCCTTTGCGTTGAATATCGCCAGAAATGCCGCGGTGGACGGAAAGGTGCCGGTGGCCGTTTTTTCTCTGGAAATGTCCAAGGAACAGCTTTCCATGCGCATGCTTTGCGCGGAATCCCGGGTGGACTCCTCTAAATTGAGAAGCGGGTTTTTCAGCAATGACGATTATCGAAAGCTGACGGATGCCGCGGACGCCTTTTCACAGGCGCCCATCTACATTGACGACTCGCCCAGTCTGGGCTCCATGGATGTTCGAACCAAGTCCAGACGGCTGAAAATGGAGAAAGGGCTGGGGCTTATCATCATTGATTATATTCAGCTCATGCGAAGCCGAACCATTTCCGATCGGCGGGATCTTGAGATTTCGGAAATTTCCAGATCGTTAAAAGGCCTTGCCAAGGAATTGAATGTGCCCGTCATTGCCTTATCGCAGCTTAACCGCAAGCTTGAAGAAAGAAGCGATAAGCGTCCCCAGCTATCGGACCTTAGAGAGTCCGGCGCTCTGGAGCAGGATGCCGATGTGGTGGCGTTCATCTATCGGGATGAGGTCTATAATAAGGAAGAAAACAACCCCAACATCAACACGGCGGAAATTATTGTGGCCAAACAGAGAAATGGCCCCATCGGTACCGCGCGTCTTGCCTTTTTAAAATCCTATACCCGCTTTGAGAACCTGGCATCTTCTGATTATTATGACGGGAGTTAA